In uncultured Cohaesibacter sp., a genomic segment contains:
- a CDS encoding serine hydrolase domain-containing protein, with protein MTIVPNWQAAEHVAKEISKAWGAKEPGGVILVFDAKGDQLSIAAGLENLNTGKAFSDRTVGRFASITKHLFCSLLLRHLDLVGLDDRLGKHLPELSEPVASVTVEQALDMSGGLPDMRECLSLLGLSVYTDTSEEANHDFMARQTRLNFKAGTEVSYSNTGYRLVEIILKRKGILLRDYLRNSLNDELGTNFDAPHVWAEPVTDLCPGYWFDGERWLQSAAGLQISASGSVTTSASSMSKWLRALMAGEGKWAGILDQLSAARDLQNGTRTGYGLGITDTILGNRTLIGHGGSHPGYKAYIMMDRASGTGTVFLSNRDDVDSRGTASQVMAALLDLPMPKLASGRIPDGVYVADEGPFWLDIAGSTATWMDDACSLYEEGANRVSTRSATSELDLEWNGEALVGSVGYVPRRLSPAQPEAVATTLDGMWRSDEGAVLEIGNGALTIGAGPVRQTVALQSLGGGRYLFTLVDSLWTKRVCLNILDENRFELALSRARMIEYRRMS; from the coding sequence ATGACCATTGTTCCAAATTGGCAAGCAGCCGAACATGTCGCAAAAGAAATCAGCAAGGCCTGGGGGGCAAAAGAGCCCGGTGGTGTCATCCTTGTTTTCGATGCAAAAGGCGATCAGCTCTCCATTGCTGCCGGACTGGAGAATCTGAACACGGGAAAAGCCTTTTCTGACCGGACTGTGGGGCGATTTGCTTCCATCACCAAACATCTTTTCTGTTCGCTGCTGCTTCGGCATCTCGATCTGGTCGGCCTTGATGACAGGCTGGGCAAACATCTGCCCGAGCTTTCCGAGCCGGTGGCGAGCGTGACCGTCGAGCAGGCGCTTGATATGAGCGGCGGCTTGCCGGACATGCGCGAATGCCTCAGTCTGCTGGGATTGTCGGTCTATACCGACACCAGCGAAGAGGCCAACCACGATTTCATGGCCCGCCAGACCCGTCTCAATTTCAAGGCGGGAACGGAAGTATCCTATTCCAACACAGGCTATCGTCTGGTCGAGATTATCCTCAAGCGCAAGGGCATTCTGCTTCGCGACTATTTGCGCAACAGCCTGAATGATGAACTGGGAACCAATTTCGATGCGCCCCATGTCTGGGCCGAGCCGGTCACTGATCTTTGCCCCGGCTATTGGTTCGATGGCGAGCGCTGGTTGCAGTCTGCCGCTGGCTTGCAGATTTCCGCATCGGGTAGCGTGACCACCTCCGCCAGTTCCATGAGCAAATGGCTGCGTGCCCTGATGGCAGGTGAAGGCAAGTGGGCTGGCATTCTGGATCAGCTTTCCGCAGCGCGAGACTTGCAAAATGGCACCAGAACCGGCTATGGCCTTGGCATCACAGACACAATTCTGGGCAATCGCACACTGATCGGCCATGGAGGCAGCCATCCCGGCTATAAGGCCTATATCATGATGGATCGTGCAAGCGGTACCGGCACCGTGTTTCTCTCCAACCGCGATGATGTCGATTCTCGTGGCACCGCTTCGCAAGTCATGGCCGCGCTGTTGGATCTGCCCATGCCCAAGCTGGCGTCAGGGCGCATTCCGGACGGTGTTTATGTTGCCGATGAAGGGCCTTTCTGGCTGGATATTGCTGGCAGCACCGCAACATGGATGGATGATGCCTGTTCCCTTTATGAAGAGGGTGCAAACAGGGTATCGACGCGCTCGGCTACCTCTGAGCTTGATCTTGAATGGAATGGTGAGGCGCTGGTGGGAAGCGTTGGCTATGTGCCCCGTCGCCTGTCACCCGCTCAGCCGGAAGCTGTTGCCACTACCCTTGATGGCATGTGGCGCAGCGATGAGGGTGCCGTGCTGGAAATCGGCAATGGCGCGCTGACGATCGGCGCCGGGCCTGTTCGCCAGACAGTTGCTTTGCAGTCCCTTGGCGGCGGCCGCTATCTGTTCACTCTGGTTGACAGTCTTTGGACCAAGCGTGTCTGTCTCAATATTCTGGATGAGAACCGCTTCGAATTGGCGCTTTCGCGCGCCCGGATGATTGAATATCGGCGCATGAGCTAA
- a CDS encoding GNAT family N-acetyltransferase codes for MPLSKDFEIQAHDEFDFLGTDYRALFDTSNATIFQKPQWLDLLYSRLVPTTDARPLILSVRDKNDGRLCLLLPLLRTSYLGLSCVEPADLGAADYNAIIYDPASTERLLSDDRLSDVIIGLLKPCQLIFFRKMQGDDAVLAHVLGQKKDQTRGQTRGKVKTGDMVSSGHDMAIWAPYEDWRQEILSNKLRTRLRQKHKKLVKFGDVSLRICTEENDIRTVMRALQEQRRERYPDDLFLEERYFDFYCAVALEGVETGLSELSALYVGDEIVGIELGFIHDHCYHFILSGMQGGQYYKLSPGLHLIDYILAHRVELGDTRIDFTIGDEDYKASFGAKATQLRLMARPMSLFGSLALKAYMQGGPVKAFAKRIVSMTKR; via the coding sequence GTGCCTCTCAGCAAGGACTTCGAAATCCAAGCCCACGACGAGTTTGATTTCTTAGGAACCGACTATCGCGCCCTATTCGATACAAGTAATGCCACTATATTTCAAAAGCCCCAATGGCTTGATCTGCTCTATTCGCGGCTGGTTCCTACCACCGATGCGAGGCCGCTGATCCTGTCGGTGCGCGACAAGAATGATGGCCGGCTCTGTCTTCTCCTGCCGCTTCTGCGCACATCCTATCTGGGCCTGTCCTGCGTTGAACCTGCCGATCTGGGGGCTGCGGACTATAATGCCATCATCTATGATCCCGCCTCGACAGAGAGATTGCTCAGTGACGATCGGTTGAGCGACGTGATCATTGGCCTGCTCAAGCCCTGTCAGTTGATCTTCTTTCGCAAGATGCAGGGTGACGATGCCGTTTTGGCGCATGTTCTGGGCCAGAAAAAGGACCAGACACGGGGCCAGACGCGGGGCAAGGTGAAGACGGGGGACATGGTTTCCTCCGGCCATGACATGGCAATCTGGGCTCCCTATGAGGATTGGCGGCAGGAAATCCTGTCCAACAAGCTCAGAACGCGCCTGCGGCAAAAGCACAAGAAGCTCGTCAAGTTTGGTGATGTTTCCCTCAGGATCTGCACTGAAGAAAATGACATCAGAACGGTGATGCGCGCCTTGCAGGAGCAGCGGCGTGAACGCTATCCTGACGATTTGTTTCTTGAAGAGCGCTATTTCGACTTCTATTGCGCGGTTGCGCTGGAGGGTGTTGAAACCGGTCTGTCAGAGCTGTCGGCCTTGTATGTCGGCGACGAGATTGTCGGCATCGAGCTGGGCTTCATTCATGATCATTGCTATCATTTCATCCTCTCGGGCATGCAGGGCGGGCAATATTACAAATTGTCGCCGGGCCTGCATCTGATCGACTATATTCTCGCCCATCGTGTTGAACTGGGAGATACGCGGATCGATTTCACCATCGGTGATGAAGACTATAAGGCCAGCTTCGGTGCAAAGGCGACCCAATTGCGCCTCATGGCGCGCCCGATGTCGCTGTTCGGCTCATTGGCGCTCAAGGCCTATATGCAGGGCGGGCCAGTCAAGGCCTTTGCCAAGCGCATCGTCTCGATGACAAAGCGCTGA